From one Balaenoptera acutorostrata chromosome 6, mBalAcu1.1, whole genome shotgun sequence genomic stretch:
- the LOC130708515 gene encoding umcharacterized LOC128092248 homolog, with the protein MSPTAPLVSAQPKTLMQRKSLDWFHRPFKKRT; encoded by the coding sequence ATGTCACCTACGGCCCCCTTAGTCTCAGCCCAGCCAAAAACTTTAATGCAAAGGAAAAGCTTGGACTGGTTTCACAGGCCTTTTAAAAAGCGGACTTAA